Genomic segment of Thermodesulfobacteriota bacterium:
CGTTTCCCGTCCGGGGAGGTGGCGGGCGCTAGACCCGGGCCTTTACCCACTGGGCGACCGCCGGCGCGAGCTCCCTCTGGGCGCGGCCGCTCACGTAGATGCCGATGTGGCCGCCGGGAAAGGCGAGCGTCGTCAGGTCCTTGGAGCCGACGTACTTCTCCAGCGCCTGGGAGGAGGAAGGAGGCACCAGGTGGTCTTCCTTGGCGTAGACGTTGAGCACGGGCATGGCGACGTTCTTCAGGTCCACCCGTCTGCCGCCGAGCTCCACCTCGCCCTTGATGAGTTTGTTGCCCTGGTAGAAGTCCTTGAGGAACTGCCGGATGGCTTCGCCGGCCTGGTCGGGGCTGTCGAAGATCCACTTCTCCATCCGGAGGAAGCTCCTGAGATTCTCCTCGTCGTCGAGGATGGAGACGAACCCCAGGTATTTCTGCACCATGAGCTGGAGGGGCTTGAGCATCAGGAACCCCCAGTTCATGAACTCCCCCGGCACGTTTCCGAAGGCGTCCACCAGGGCGTCGGCGTCCAGTTGCTGCGCCCACACGTTGAGCAAGCCGTCTCGTACGTGGAAGTCCACGGGGGTGACCATAGTGATGAGGTTCTCTACCTTGTCG
This window contains:
- the phaC gene encoding class III poly(R)-hydroxyalkanoic acid synthase subunit PhaC translates to MFPVQIRPEQAMKEMVDFNRKLLRGIDSIVDIKEIDVAPTSKEAVYREDEMVLYHYHPTVKRPCKVPVMMVYALVNRPYMVDIQADRSMVRNLLSQGMDVYLIDWGYPDRCERYLTLDDYINGYIDRAVDAIRERHGLDKINLLGICQGGTFSLCYSALHPDKVENLITMVTPVDFHVRDGLLNVWAQQLDADALVDAFGNVPGEFMNWGFLMLKPLQLMVQKYLGFVSILDDEENLRSFLRMEKWIFDSPDQAGEAIRQFLKDFYQGNKLIKGEVELGGRRVDLKNVAMPVLNVYAKEDHLVPPSSSQALEKYVGSKDLTTLAFPGGHIGIYVSGRAQRELAPAVAQWVKARV